A portion of the Gossypium arboreum isolate Shixiya-1 chromosome 8, ASM2569848v2, whole genome shotgun sequence genome contains these proteins:
- the LOC108468185 gene encoding potassium channel AKT1-like, which produces MDNLRNKGMFRVSSVCGQEEEEVEPKESSHYSSSTGILPSLGARSNRRVKLRRFIVSPYDRRYRIWQTFLVILVVYTAWVSPFEFGFLNKPRPILSVTDNVVNGFFALDIILTFFVAYLDKATYLFIDDPKKIAWKYGRSWLLFDIISSIPSELARKISPKPLCSYGLFNMLRLWRLRRVSAMFSRLEKDKNYNYFWVRCAKLVCVTLFIVHCAGCFIYLIAARYHDPGRTWIGAVLGDNFTEQSLLSRYVTSIYWSITTLTTVGYGDIHPVNTGEMAFDVLYMLLNLGLIAYLIGNMTNLVVHRTSRTRLFRDTIQAASSFAVRNQLPVRLQDQMLAHLCLKFRTDSEGLQQQETLDSLPKAIRSSISHYLFYSLVDNVFLFRGVSTDLLFQLVSEMKAEYFPPKEDVILQNEAPTDFYILVTGAVDLLVLKNGVEQVVGEAKEGDIFGEIGVLCYRPQLFTVRTKRLCQLLRLNRTTFLNIIQANVGDGTIIMNNLLQHLKDTDNPIMQGILKETENMLARGRMDLPLNLCFATLRGDDSLLHRLLKRGLDPNESDNNGRTALHIAASKGSENCILLLLYYGADPNYKDSEGIVPLWEALLGGHNKVAKLLKENGANINAGDVGHYACTAAEQNNLTLLKQIIYYGGDVTCPSHNGHTALHAAVCEGNIEIVKFLVEQGADINKPDVHHWTPSELAEQQGHEEIKAIFESSKELKTKTDQSSMFVPEKQFLGRFTSEPVIRPAPIDTSDGSCSQSRPRRRTNNFHNSLFGIMSAARNGEKGLLLSVNRNKGVTDSIVTSARVVISCPEIGHVHGKLIVLPGTFKEFIEIGAKKFGIFGAKVVTKEGVEIDDIDVIRDGDHLVFVTNDGHQ; this is translated from the exons ATGGATAATCTGAGAAACAAAGGCATGTTTCGAGTATCATCAGTGTGTGGACAAGAAGAAGAAGAGGTAGAACCAAAGGAAAGTAGCCATTACAGTTCATCCACCGGGATACTCCCTTCACTTGGTGCACGAAGTAATCGTAGGGTTAAGCTTAGAAGATTCATTGTTTCTCCTTATGATCGTCGTTACCG GATATGGCAGACTTTTCTAGTTATTCTAGTTGTTTACACTGCTTGGGTGTCGCCGTTTGAGTTCGGGTTCCTTAATAAACCGCGGCCGATACTTTCGGTTACCGATAACGTTGTTAATGGATTCTTTGCCTTGGATATCATTCTTACCTTCTTTGTTGCATACCTTGATAAAGCTACCTATTTATTTATTGATGATCCTAAGAAGATTGCTTGGAAGTATGGTAGGTCCTGGTTGCTTTTTGACATTATATCCTCAATACCATCCGAACTTGCTCGGAAGATCTCCCCTAAGCCGTTATGTTCATATGGCTTATTCAACATGCTTCGCCTTTGGCGTCTCCGCAGAGTTAGTGCCATGTTTTCGAG ATTGGAGAAAGACAAGAACTACAACTACTTTTGGGTTAGGTGCGCGAAACTCGTTTGC GTTACGCTATTTATCGTTCATTGCGCCGGATGCTTCATTTATCTTATTGCTGCACGATATCATGATCCGGGAAGAACATGGATTGGAGCAGTACTCGGAGACAATTTCACTGAACAGAGTTTGTTGAGTAGATACGTGACATCAATTTACTGGTCTATCACTACACTGACTACCGTTGGCTATGGTGATATTCATCCTGTGAATACAGGGGAGATGGCATTTGACGTTTTATACATGCTCTTGAATCTTGGGTTGATAGCATATTTGATCGGAAACATGACGAACTTGGTTGTCCATCGAACCAGCCGAACTAGACTATTT AGGGATACCATTCAAGCTGCTTCGAGTTTTGCTGTTCGAAACCAATTGCCTGTCCGCCTACAAGATCAGATGCTCGCACATTTATGTCTGAAGTTCAGGACTGATTCGGAAGGGCTGCAGCAGCAAGAGACTCTCGATTCCCTTCCTAAAGCCATTCGGTCGAGCATTTCACATTATCTTTTCTACTCTCTTGTGGACAACGTCTTCTTGTTTCGCGGTGTTTCTACCGACTTGCTTTTTCAGCTG GTCTCTGAGATGAAAGCTGAATATTTTCCTCCGAAAGAAGACGTTATCCTGCAGAACGAAGCGCCTACGGACTTTTACATCCTTGTCACCGGTGCTGTG GATCTATTGGTTCTGAAAAACGGAGTTGAACAG GTTGTTGGAGAGGCAAAAGAAGGTGACATATTTGGTGAGATAGGTGTACTTTGCTACAGGCCGCAGCTCTTTACTGTACGTACAAAACGCTTGTGCCAACTACTACGGCTAAACCGAACAACATTCCTTAATATCATTCAAGCTAATGTTGGAGATGGGACAATAATCATGAACAATCTCCTCCAG CACTTGAAAGACACGGACAATCCGATTATGCAAGGCATTTTAAAAGAGACAGAGAACATGCTAGCTCGAGGAAGAATGGACTTACCTCTCAATCTTTGCTTTGCCACACTAAGAGGAGACGACTCGTTGTTGCATCGGCTATTGAAAAGAGGGCTCGATCCTAATGAGTCGGATAACAACGGAAGAACAGCTCTg CATATAGCTGCATCAAAAGGAAGTGAGAATTGCATTCTTCTCTTACTGTATTACGGTGCAGATCCTAACTATAAAG ATTCAGAAGGAATTGTACCACTATGGGAAGCATTGTTAGGTGGCCATAATAAAGTAGCCAAACTGCTGAAAGAAAATGGGGCAAACATCAATGCGGGAGATGTCGGTCACTACGCTTGCACCGCCGCCGAACAAAACAACTTAACCTTGCTGAAACAAATCATCTATTACGGCGGCGACGTCACATGCCCGAGTCACAACGGTCACACTGCTCTTCACGCTGCAGTTTGTGAGGGCAACATCGAAATCGTCAAGTTCCTTGTGGAACAAGGCGCTGACATCAACAAGCCTGACGTTCATCATTGGACGCCGAGTGAGCTAGCTGAGCAACAAGGGCATGAAGAAATAAAAGCCATATTTGAATCCAGCAAAGAGCTGAAAACGAAAACTGATCAATCTTCCATGTTTGTCCCGGAGAAACAATTTCTCGGGAGGTTTACGAGTGAGCCGGTCATCCGTCCTGCACCTATTGATACTTCCGATGGATCATGTAGCCAATCCCGTCCAAGACGTCGGACTAATAACTTCCACAACTCACTATTTGGAATAATGTCGGCCGCACGCAACGGGGAGAAAGGTTTACTGCTTTCGGTTAATCGAAACAAAGGTGTCACTGATTCCATTGTTACTTCTGCTCGAGTGGTAATTAGTTGCCCCGAGATCGGACATGTCCATGGAAAGCTTATTGTTCTACCAGGGACCTTTAAGGAGTTCATTGAAATTGGTGCTAAAAAATTTGGGATTTTTGGTGCTAAAGTGGTGACCAAAGAAGGAGTTGAAATTGATGATATTGATGTTATTAGAGATGGTGATCATCTTGTTTTTGTTACCAACGATGGTCACCAATAG